One Deltaproteobacteria bacterium DNA window includes the following coding sequences:
- a CDS encoding FixH family protein: MKSESAATEEKEWPEKKSAFKSPWVLGWIAMVIVIITANMTMVVIASKTSSGLVVEDYYEKGKNYQKSIEKLAREKALGWKASLVVPGNAAVNSLSTFVLNAKDSTGAPLLAEEVTIHAFRPSDAEADFQIPMTSEGGGDYSGKITFLLPGHWDIVVSLKRGNDEFEVVERIFVKKAPSA, from the coding sequence ATGAAAAGTGAAAGTGCTGCAACAGAAGAAAAAGAATGGCCTGAAAAAAAATCCGCTTTTAAAAGTCCCTGGGTTCTGGGGTGGATTGCCATGGTTATCGTCATTATCACTGCCAATATGACCATGGTAGTTATTGCCTCAAAGACATCTTCAGGTCTCGTTGTTGAAGATTATTATGAAAAAGGAAAAAACTACCAGAAATCGATAGAAAAGCTGGCCCGGGAAAAAGCACTCGGCTGGAAAGCAAGCCTCGTTGTTCCAGGTAATGCAGCGGTAAACAGTCTTTCTACTTTTGTTCTCAACGCAAAAGATTCTACAGGAGCCCCCCTCCTGGCCGAAGAGGTCACCATTCATGCCTTCAGGCCATCTGATGCTGAGGCAGATTTCCAAATCCCCATGACAAGCGAAGGTGGTGGGGATTATTCAGGGAAGATCACCTTTCTCCTGCCCGGCCATTGGGATATCGTTGTAAGTCTTAAAAGGGGCAATGACGAGTTTGAAGTAGTGGAAAGGATTTTCGTTAAGAAGGCTCCCTCTGCTTAA
- a CDS encoding heavy metal translocating P-type ATPase, giving the protein MSSCFHCALPIPAGVHYSSEIGGETRHFCCNGCLGVCRSIFEAGLEGFYERTPEKEALAPPPDMPDDLRMYDMDDVVADYVESDDKGKEVNLLVEGMHCAACVWLIEKTLVREEEVISARVNLSNRRLKILWTDNKLKLSHIIKKLSHVGYSVVPYDPQAAEGMMAKEKRSYLFKIAFAGFAMMNLLWTSVALYSGADEGEFRNFFHWIGFALATPTLFYSGHPFIKGALNSLKRLHLNMDLPIAIGALTTYLYSTYITINNSVRGEVYFDTVVTFIFVILIGRYLEMSSRDMATSATQRLLDLQPKVATVIREGKEELVPIKAVLAGDRVVIKPGEKVPVDGIIVEGESSIDESMLTGESLPAGKSLGDKVAAGTLNTTGALIVEVEKTGKETSLSRIIGLVENAQMSKAPVQRITDRIVPWFVAVTIGLAIVTFFYWLGDGNDKALMAATSVLIITCPCALGLATPMAVSVASGVAARKGLLIKEGKAIEMLSKTSHFVFDKTGTITEGRMSVASIIDLEGVGEEKILALAATLERSSEHTIARGIIEEAGKRNIDPFKLPLENFNSRPGCGVTGKVEGLSVSAGSLKWMIEEGQAKGNDINAQAEKLESKGLTPILISTDNKLVGIISLSDTLRDDAEETLNTLRKSVPDLTLLSGDRQGVAHMIAEKVGGMNVMGELLPEDKSQKIEKIQQNGNIVTMVGDGVNDAPSLIRADVGIAIGSGTDVSIESADIVLMTNHLKGVQKAYELSKNTVSTIKQNISISLVYNLIMIPLAMMALVTPVVAAIAMPISSLLVIGNAARLRVSVKD; this is encoded by the coding sequence ATGAGTTCATGCTTCCACTGCGCCCTCCCCATTCCTGCGGGTGTTCATTATTCTTCCGAAATTGGCGGCGAGACGAGACATTTTTGCTGCAACGGTTGTCTCGGCGTTTGCCGTTCCATTTTTGAAGCGGGACTCGAAGGTTTTTATGAGAGAACACCTGAGAAAGAAGCCCTCGCACCTCCCCCTGATATGCCCGATGATCTTCGTATGTACGACATGGACGATGTTGTTGCCGACTATGTCGAATCCGACGATAAGGGAAAAGAGGTCAATCTTCTCGTAGAAGGGATGCACTGCGCCGCCTGTGTCTGGCTTATCGAAAAGACTCTTGTCCGTGAAGAGGAGGTTATCTCTGCACGTGTCAACCTCTCTAACAGACGTCTCAAAATCCTCTGGACGGACAATAAACTTAAACTTTCACATATTATAAAAAAGCTCTCCCATGTGGGTTATTCCGTCGTCCCCTACGATCCACAGGCGGCGGAGGGAATGATGGCAAAAGAGAAAAGGAGCTATCTTTTTAAGATTGCATTCGCCGGATTTGCCATGATGAACCTTTTATGGACGTCGGTGGCCCTCTACAGCGGCGCCGATGAGGGAGAATTCAGAAATTTCTTCCACTGGATCGGTTTTGCCCTGGCCACCCCTACCCTTTTCTATTCAGGCCACCCTTTTATTAAGGGTGCATTAAATAGCCTGAAAAGGCTTCATCTCAACATGGATCTGCCCATCGCAATCGGCGCCCTGACTACCTATTTATACTCCACCTATATAACGATAAATAACAGTGTAAGGGGTGAAGTCTATTTCGATACGGTAGTCACCTTTATTTTTGTCATCCTCATCGGCCGGTATCTCGAAATGTCATCGAGAGACATGGCCACATCGGCAACACAGAGACTGCTCGACCTTCAGCCTAAAGTAGCAACCGTCATAAGAGAGGGAAAAGAAGAGCTTGTCCCCATCAAGGCTGTCCTCGCCGGTGATAGGGTCGTTATCAAACCGGGAGAAAAGGTTCCCGTAGACGGAATAATAGTGGAGGGTGAAAGTTCCATCGATGAATCGATGCTGACGGGAGAATCGCTCCCTGCGGGAAAGTCGCTTGGAGATAAAGTAGCTGCGGGAACGCTAAACACGACAGGCGCCCTAATAGTGGAAGTTGAAAAAACAGGGAAAGAAACCTCACTTTCGCGCATCATCGGCCTTGTGGAAAATGCCCAGATGTCAAAAGCACCTGTTCAGCGAATAACAGACCGCATCGTTCCCTGGTTTGTTGCCGTCACCATTGGCCTTGCCATTGTCACCTTTTTTTACTGGCTCGGTGACGGCAATGACAAGGCCCTTATGGCGGCCACCTCCGTCCTCATCATCACCTGCCCCTGCGCGCTGGGATTGGCAACACCCATGGCTGTTTCCGTCGCTTCCGGTGTGGCGGCAAGGAAGGGCTTGCTAATAAAAGAGGGTAAAGCCATTGAAATGTTATCCAAAACAAGTCATTTCGTCTTCGATAAAACGGGAACCATTACGGAAGGCCGCATGTCTGTTGCTAGCATTATTGATCTTGAAGGCGTGGGTGAAGAAAAAATTCTTGCCCTGGCGGCCACTCTGGAGAGAAGCTCGGAGCATACTATTGCCAGAGGAATTATTGAGGAAGCCGGAAAGCGGAACATCGATCCCTTTAAACTGCCTCTCGAAAATTTCAATAGCCGTCCCGGTTGCGGTGTCACGGGAAAAGTGGAGGGATTAAGCGTCTCTGCCGGAAGCCTTAAGTGGATGATTGAGGAAGGGCAGGCCAAGGGAAATGATATTAACGCTCAGGCAGAAAAGCTGGAGTCAAAGGGATTAACGCCAATATTGATTTCCACTGATAATAAACTGGTAGGCATTATCTCCCTTTCCGATACCTTGCGCGACGATGCGGAAGAGACTCTCAACACATTAAGAAAAAGCGTACCAGACCTTACACTGCTAAGTGGAGACAGGCAGGGTGTTGCTCATATGATTGCTGAAAAGGTGGGTGGTATGAATGTTATGGGCGAACTCCTTCCCGAAGACAAATCGCAGAAGATAGAAAAAATCCAACAGAACGGAAATATCGTCACCATGGTTGGAGACGGCGTAAATGATGCACCCTCACTCATCAGGGCCGATGTGGGCATTGCTATCGGTTCCGGCACAGACGTGTCCATCGAAAGCGCCGACATCGTTCTCATGACAAACCACTTAAAGGGTGTTCAAAAGGCCTACGAGCTTTCAAAAAATACAGTTTCTACGATCAAACAGAATATCTCCATCTCCCTTGTCTACAACCTCATTATGATTCCCCTGGCAATGATGGCCCTTGTTACCCCTGTCGTAGCCGCTATTGCCATGCCTATCAGTTCGCTGCTTGTTATTGGTAATGCGGCGCGGTTGAGGGTGTCGGTGAAAGATTAA
- a CDS encoding PIN domain-containing protein, whose translation MSVLVDSSIWIEYFRNGKDLEQLDFLIDENIVATNDLILTELTPFLKIRNQRKIIKLLHELNKLELNIDWDNIADYQYKCLKMGLNGLGIPDLIIAQNAIQNNCSLYSLDNHFSLLSKIVPLKLV comes from the coding sequence GTGTCGGTACTGGTAGATAGCTCTATCTGGATTGAATACTTCAGAAACGGAAAGGATCTCGAACAACTCGATTTCCTCATTGATGAAAATATTGTAGCCACAAACGATTTGATCCTCACCGAATTAACGCCCTTCCTCAAAATCAGGAATCAGAGAAAAATCATTAAGCTGTTACATGAGCTTAACAAACTGGAACTGAATATTGATTGGGACAACATTGCCGACTATCAATACAAGTGCCTGAAAATGGGCCTTAACGGCCTCGGAATTCCTGATCTCATCATTGCCCAGAATGCAATTCAAAACAATTGTTCCCTCTATTCGCTGGATAATCATTTCAGCTTGCTTAGCAAGATTGTTCCCCTTAAGCTGGTGTAA
- a CDS encoding type II toxin-antitoxin system VapB family antitoxin → MRTTLDLPEELLKEAMDVTHISTKTKVIITALKELIRKSRVSELKEFKGKVDLDIDLDTIRGR, encoded by the coding sequence ATGAGAACGACACTTGATTTACCGGAAGAGTTATTAAAAGAAGCGATGGACGTGACTCATATTTCTACCAAGACAAAAGTCATCATTACCGCATTAAAAGAACTTATCAGAAAATCCCGGGTTTCTGAATTGAAAGAATTTAAGGGAAAAGTCGATCTTGATATTGACCTTGATACCATTCGGGGTCGTTAG
- a CDS encoding right-handed parallel beta-helix repeat-containing protein, with amino-acid sequence MMRLKKIFFHLAIAGLATLAGKGSVMAADITVCPSGCNYTTVQAGLNAALSGDRVLVGTPGRLLPEVYSANILMKGGVSLVSEGGDSQVDYTDPLGGTGHTRKVLKRATLTILRGNGNDPVVLFPMTLTTPSLLDGFIVENIDASAPDWTGLIQIGGSSPTIQNNIVRDNQGVAHNGGITTMGEMSTAMPLIQNNVIHYVNGPGIGVRQNSAPTIIGNDIFTTPPTTGDYSPGIGLMDDARPTILNNRIFRSGRAGIGSLVYGVRNSGFPIVIKGNTIYDNAPIAGIRITGQSGSTGVDIQIGGPNAADSNEFYNNRAGVYLDHQDPHGRMGSALIENNSFHDNGIAVYAKNTLAVTIKNNTMNNQFFGCAVRAGENDEVIVRNNIMDNNANCGFTLFQSSIAVNLIIENNHISNNGFAGIRLDNTGTTGVVRGNRITQNARAGIVITSEMTLEIMDNEIDHNIRGGIHTGLDLNNGGGFIGIPGQLHLTVRGNKVHNNGQAPMGGGIDVRHASGTIENNLVYKNSMGGIRFGDWIGAINHNTVVGNGMSGMGGGIIFDDLHGAVGEVPPQGSPTEAIPIINNIIADNTNAGINAGTRYSGGGTCYMWAGFRQYNLLSGNNGAAVSCPGFSPWCKRPQLAMCNENTGEIFASPTFVDGANDDYRLQDLSPAVDSGDPAFPDDAALPPGVGTPAVDMGAYGGQYGINW; translated from the coding sequence ATGATGAGACTAAAAAAAATATTTTTCCACCTGGCGATTGCAGGACTTGCAACCTTGGCCGGCAAAGGTTCGGTTATGGCGGCAGACATTACCGTATGCCCGTCAGGGTGCAATTACACAACGGTCCAGGCAGGGCTTAATGCCGCCCTTTCCGGTGACAGGGTTCTTGTCGGTACTCCCGGCCGCCTTTTACCGGAAGTATACAGCGCCAATATTCTTATGAAAGGCGGTGTGAGCCTCGTTAGTGAAGGTGGTGATTCACAGGTGGATTATACTGATCCCCTGGGTGGTACAGGACATACAAGGAAAGTCTTGAAACGCGCCACTTTAACCATTCTTCGGGGTAATGGAAATGATCCCGTTGTTTTATTTCCCATGACGCTTACCACACCTTCCCTGCTTGATGGTTTTATTGTTGAAAACATTGATGCAAGTGCACCTGACTGGACAGGGCTGATCCAGATTGGCGGTTCTTCGCCCACAATACAAAATAACATTGTTCGTGATAACCAGGGAGTGGCCCATAACGGGGGAATCACGACAATGGGGGAAATGTCGACAGCAATGCCGCTAATTCAAAACAACGTTATTCATTATGTGAACGGGCCGGGCATCGGTGTCCGCCAAAACAGTGCACCCACCATTATCGGAAACGATATATTCACCACACCACCGACAACAGGAGATTACTCGCCGGGCATCGGCTTAATGGATGATGCTCGTCCCACCATATTAAATAACAGGATTTTCAGAAGCGGCCGGGCCGGTATCGGTTCACTTGTATATGGCGTCCGCAATTCAGGCTTTCCCATCGTCATCAAGGGTAATACCATTTATGATAATGCACCCATTGCCGGCATTCGCATTACCGGCCAGTCGGGGTCGACAGGTGTCGATATTCAGATCGGTGGGCCCAATGCAGCCGACAGTAACGAATTTTATAACAACAGGGCCGGCGTCTATCTTGATCATCAGGACCCTCATGGCCGCATGGGCTCTGCGCTCATTGAAAATAACAGTTTCCACGACAACGGTATTGCAGTCTATGCCAAAAACACCCTTGCTGTTACCATAAAGAACAACACTATGAATAACCAGTTTTTCGGCTGTGCCGTACGTGCCGGTGAAAACGATGAAGTTATTGTCCGTAATAATATTATGGATAATAACGCAAATTGCGGATTCACACTTTTCCAGTCTTCCATAGCGGTGAACCTGATCATTGAAAACAACCACATATCCAATAACGGTTTTGCCGGAATTCGCCTCGATAATACAGGTACGACAGGAGTGGTCAGGGGCAACCGGATTACACAGAATGCACGTGCCGGTATTGTTATCACAAGCGAAATGACCCTTGAGATTATGGACAACGAAATTGACCATAATATCCGCGGGGGAATACACACGGGGCTTGATTTAAATAACGGTGGAGGTTTTATCGGAATTCCCGGTCAACTCCATTTAACAGTGAGAGGCAACAAAGTTCATAACAACGGGCAGGCGCCTATGGGCGGCGGCATAGATGTTCGTCATGCTTCCGGAACCATTGAAAATAACCTTGTTTACAAAAACAGTATGGGCGGAATCCGCTTTGGCGACTGGATCGGGGCAATCAATCATAATACGGTTGTCGGCAATGGGATGAGCGGTATGGGGGGAGGGATTATTTTCGACGATCTCCATGGCGCTGTCGGCGAGGTACCTCCACAAGGCAGCCCGACGGAAGCGATTCCGATTATTAACAACATTATTGCCGATAATACCAATGCAGGCATTAATGCGGGCACACGCTATTCGGGAGGAGGAACTTGCTATATGTGGGCAGGTTTTCGCCAATATAACCTCCTTTCCGGCAATAACGGCGCGGCAGTCTCATGCCCCGGGTTCTCACCATGGTGCAAACGCCCTCAACTTGCCATGTGCAATGAAAATACAGGTGAGATTTTTGCCTCGCCCACCTTCGTTGATGGAGCCAATGATGATTATCGTCTCCAGGATCTTTCCCCCGCTGTTGATTCAGGTGATCCAGCCTTCCCCGATGATGCGGCATTACCGCCGGGCGTGGGCACGCCGGCTGTCGATATGGGCGCCTATGGCGGACAGTACGGCATTAACTGGTAA